In Tachysurus fulvidraco isolate hzauxx_2018 chromosome 1, HZAU_PFXX_2.0, whole genome shotgun sequence, a single window of DNA contains:
- the sltm gene encoding SAFB-like transcription modulator isoform X3 encodes MASVAISAETKKITDLRVVDLKTELKRRNLDVTGVKNVLIARLKQALEDEGGDPENIEVPVSADTSTRKNVKSKGRRYDSDVDLTMEEESFSKEPEEEESEKDITDSDDATRENTKSFSDGDGLIEPEAQPDLEAESEIEAEPEIEAELEPDLEAEAEVEPEVPAMEALESEAASEPAKEVEDDNISVTIQAEDAITLDVDGDDLLETGKHVKLPDSEADKVCEDPEASAETRQVSDSMAEVKDSHKDCKRDDSPKTDAKKDGREALKKAETGDKEKDSGKKGPSSAGAAGQAKSASKDRDGKSTKDEKAGNSSTSSTRNLWVSGLSSNTKAADLKNLFGKYGKVFSAKVVTNARSPGAKCYGLVTMSSSAEVARCISHLDCTELHGQQISVDRVKSDPFKKDSKKDGEDKTGSNKASGEKRISTGLKTASKTLASFKKEEKKPVEKDSKESFKKQDSKSTKSDAPSSVSASDSKKDEKKHGRKSPGKMLMLDQSKGQQGFNKPRPPFRRGGRFDKLPPPNMMNRRPRWLIPPEQIEAMKKGRPFPNKGGNKDILPFEKMKEQRMRERMVRMERVRRAMELRRRREMAERERRERERIRVMREREERENLMRERQRLEMERQKLERERMERERLERERIRIEQERRKEAERLAREREELRRQQEQLRYEQEKRNNLKRGRDVDHRRDDSYWNGNKKIQPESEGRISQASDYSSRQQGRFSDFSSRDRTRFPDSAPVQPANFDRRNRFDGEPDAKKNRPDPRREGSGFERYPKSFDGVRRAEPPPPSGRSDLRDTDRRDIRDRDERRPVSMPERSAGGRAPPPAMSHSRSARDSGHTGWKNDSGMNTKPSDVRGTVRMRPEHSGRDGPGPNIRGATSANRGRGTFSSRDGGRPAVMSEQHFSSGRQVVVERHSRDQGPRKEWHSSGSQSGGFPDNRCIGESRPAMMASHSSHSSGGLNRIVQITNVPIAGSSGGFKPFKGRF; translated from the exons GCATTAGAAGATGAAGGTGGTGATCCAGAAAACATTGAGGTCCCTGTTTCAGCTGACACATCTACCCGAAAGAATGTAAAATCCAAAG GAAGGAGATACGACTCTGACGTTGACCTGACAATGGAAGAGGAGTCATTTTCCAAG GAGCCTGAAGAGGAGGAATCTGAGAAAG ATATAACTGATTCTGATGATGCTACTCGTGAAAATACTAAATCCTTCTCCGACGGGGATGGCCTCATCGAGCCCGAGGCACAGCCAGACCTGGAGGCAGAGTCTGAGATTGAGGCAGAGCCTGAGATTGAGGCAGAGCTGGAGCCTGATCTTGAGGCTGAGGCAGAAGTCGAACCTGAAGTCCCAGCAATGGAGGCCTTGGAAAGCGAAGCCGCCTCCGAACCCGCCAAAGAGGTCGAAGATGATAACATATCCGTCACCATCCAGGCGGAAGATGCCATCACGCTGGATGTGGATGGCGACGACCTCCTGGAAACAGGTAAACATGTGAAACTTCCAGATTCTGAGGCAGACAAGGTCTGTGAGGATCCGGAAGCCTCTGCCGAGACGAGGCAGGTGTCAGACTCGATGGCCGAAGTAAAGGACAGCCACAAAGATTGTAAGAGAGACGACAGCCCGAAGACTGATGCAAAGAAGGACGGCAGGGAGGCCTTGAAGAAAGCTGAAACGGGAGACAAAGAAAAGGATTCTGGGAAGAAAGGCCCCTCTTCTGCTGGGGCAGCAGGTCAAGCAAAGAG TGCCTCTAAAGACAGAGATGGGAAGAGCACAAAAGATGAAAAAG CAGGAAACAGCAGCACTAGCTCTACTCGTAATCTGTGGGTTAGCGGCCTGTCGTCCAACACTAAAGCAGCTGATTTAAAGAATCTTTTTGGCAAATATGGCAAG GTTTTCAGTGCCAAAGTAGTTACCAATGCCCGCAGCCCAGGTGCTAAATGTTATGGCTTGGTAACAATGTCCTCCAGTGCTGAAGTGGCACGATGCATATCCCATCTGGACTGCACTGAGCTCCACGGTCAGCAGATATCTGTGGACAGA GTTAAAAGTGATCCTTTTAAGAAAGACTCGAAAAAAGATGGAGAGGACAAAACAGGATCCAATAAAGCATCTGGGGAGAAGCGCATTTCTACTGGGCTGAAGACTGCTAGCAA GACTCTGGCCTCCttcaaaaaggaagaaaagaagccAGTTGAGAAGGACAGCAAAGAATCTTTCAAGAAACAGGACTCCAAAAGCACGAAGTCTGACGCTCCATCCTCTGTCTCTGCTTCTGACTCCAAGAAGGATGAGAAAAAGCACGGGC GGAAGAGTCCAGGAAAGATGCTAATGCTTGACCAGTCTAAAGGCCAGCAAGGCTTCAACAAACCGCGGCCACCCTTCAGAAGGGGAGGACGTTTTGACAAG CTTCCTCCTCCCAATATGATGAATAGACGTCCTAGATGGCTCATTCCTCCTGAACAG ATAGAAGCGATGAAGAAAGGGAGGCCTTTTCCTAATAAAGGTGGCAATAAGGACATCCTTCCATTTGAGAAAATGAAGGAACAGAGGATGCGTGAGCGCATGGTTAGAATGGAAAGAGTCCGCAGGGCCATGGAACTGCGCAG GCGGCGTGAGATGGCAGAACGAGAGCGCAGAGAGCGTGAACGCATCCGAGTAATGCGTGAGCGTGAAGAGAGGGAGAACCTGATGCGTGAGCGCCAGAGGCTGGAGATGGAGAGGCAGAAACTTGAACGTGAACGCATGGAGCGAGAACgcttggagagagagaggatccGCATTGAACAG GAGCGACGAAAGGAAGCTGAGCGCCTGGCTCGGGAGCGGGAAGAGCTGAGGAGGCAACAAGAACAGTTACGCTACGAGCAGGAGAAACGTAACAACCTGAAGCGAGGCCGAGACGTGGACCACAG GAGAGATGACTCTTACTGGAATGGAAATAAGAAGATTCAGCCAGAGTCAGAGGGCCGTATAAGCCAAGCTTCAGACTACAGCAGCCGACAGCAGGGCCGCTTCAGTGACTTCAGCTCTAGAGACAGAACAcgtttcccagatagtgctccAGTCCAACCCGCTAACTTTGACAG gcGGAATCGATTTGACGGTGAACCAGATGCTAAGAAAAATCGTCCTGACCCACGGCGTGAAGGTTCTGGATTTGAGCGTTATCCTAAAAGCTTTGATGGCGTGCGCCGGGCTGAGCCTCCTCCCCCATCCGGCCGCTCTGATCTTCGGGACACAGACAGAAGGGATATTCGTGACCGAGATGAACGGCGCCCTGTGTCAATGCCTGAACGGTCAGCAGGAGGCAGAGCTCCTCCTCCAGCCATGAGCCACTCTCGATCAGCCAGAGATAGTGGCCACACTGGCTGGAAAAATGACAGTGGCATGAACACCAAACCATCTGATGTCAG GGGAACAGTGCGGATGCGTCCAGAGCACTCGGGCAGAGACGGACCAGGTCCCAACATAAGAGGCGCCACCTCTGCCAACCGTGGCAGGGGCACCTTTAGTAGCAGAGATGGAGGCAGACCTGCCGTCATGAGTGAGCAG CATTTCAGCAGTGGAAGGCAGGTGGTGGTGGAGAGACATAGCCGAGATCAGGGACCCAGAAAGGAGTGGCATAGCAGTGGCTCTCAGAGCGGAGGTTTTCCTGATAACCGGTGCATTGGAGAAAGTCGACCTGCCATGATGGCTTCACATTCCAG CCATTCCTCTGGTGGCTTGAACAGAATCGTCCAGATCACAAACGTCCCAATCGCTGGCAGCAGTGGAGGATTCAAACCCTTCAAAGGGAGGTTCTAG
- the sltm gene encoding SAFB-like transcription modulator isoform X2, with amino-acid sequence MASVAISAETKKITDLRVVDLKTELKRRNLDVTGVKNVLIARLKQALEDEGGDPENIEVPVSADTSTRKNVKSKGRRYDSDVDLTMEEESFSKEPEEEESEKDITDSDDATRENTKSFSDGDGLIEPEAQPDLEAESEIEAEPEIEAELEPDLEAEAEVEPEVPAMEALESEAASEPAKEVEDDNISVTIQAEDAITLDVDGDDLLETGKHVKLPDSEADKVCEDPEASAETRQVSDSMAEVKDSHKDCKRDDSPKTDAKKDGREALKKAETGDKEKDSGKKGPSSAGAAGQAKSASKDRDGKSTKDEKGNSSTSSTRNLWVSGLSSNTKAADLKNLFGKYGKVFSAKVVTNARSPGAKCYGLVTMSSSAEVARCISHLDCTELHGQQISVDRVKSDPFKKDSKKDGEDKTGSNKASGEKRISTGLKTASKTLASFKKEEKKPVEKDSKESFKKQDSKSTKSDAPSSVSASDSKKDEKKHGRKSPGKMLMLDQSKGQQGFNKPRPPFRRGGRFDKNIPLVFQLPPPNMMNRRPRWLIPPEQIEAMKKGRPFPNKGGNKDILPFEKMKEQRMRERMVRMERVRRAMELRRRREMAERERRERERIRVMREREERENLMRERQRLEMERQKLERERMERERLERERIRIEQERRKEAERLAREREELRRQQEQLRYEQEKRNNLKRGRDVDHRRDDSYWNGNKKIQPESEGRISQASDYSSRQQGRFSDFSSRDRTRFPDSAPVQPANFDRRNRFDGEPDAKKNRPDPRREGSGFERYPKSFDGVRRAEPPPPSGRSDLRDTDRRDIRDRDERRPVSMPERSAGGRAPPPAMSHSRSARDSGHTGWKNDSGMNTKPSDVRGTVRMRPEHSGRDGPGPNIRGATSANRGRGTFSSRDGGRPAVMSEQHFSSGRQVVVERHSRDQGPRKEWHSSGSQSGGFPDNRCIGESRPAMMASHSSHSSGGLNRIVQITNVPIAGSSGGFKPFKGRF; translated from the exons GCATTAGAAGATGAAGGTGGTGATCCAGAAAACATTGAGGTCCCTGTTTCAGCTGACACATCTACCCGAAAGAATGTAAAATCCAAAG GAAGGAGATACGACTCTGACGTTGACCTGACAATGGAAGAGGAGTCATTTTCCAAG GAGCCTGAAGAGGAGGAATCTGAGAAAG ATATAACTGATTCTGATGATGCTACTCGTGAAAATACTAAATCCTTCTCCGACGGGGATGGCCTCATCGAGCCCGAGGCACAGCCAGACCTGGAGGCAGAGTCTGAGATTGAGGCAGAGCCTGAGATTGAGGCAGAGCTGGAGCCTGATCTTGAGGCTGAGGCAGAAGTCGAACCTGAAGTCCCAGCAATGGAGGCCTTGGAAAGCGAAGCCGCCTCCGAACCCGCCAAAGAGGTCGAAGATGATAACATATCCGTCACCATCCAGGCGGAAGATGCCATCACGCTGGATGTGGATGGCGACGACCTCCTGGAAACAGGTAAACATGTGAAACTTCCAGATTCTGAGGCAGACAAGGTCTGTGAGGATCCGGAAGCCTCTGCCGAGACGAGGCAGGTGTCAGACTCGATGGCCGAAGTAAAGGACAGCCACAAAGATTGTAAGAGAGACGACAGCCCGAAGACTGATGCAAAGAAGGACGGCAGGGAGGCCTTGAAGAAAGCTGAAACGGGAGACAAAGAAAAGGATTCTGGGAAGAAAGGCCCCTCTTCTGCTGGGGCAGCAGGTCAAGCAAAGAG TGCCTCTAAAGACAGAGATGGGAAGAGCACAAAAGATGAAAAAG GAAACAGCAGCACTAGCTCTACTCGTAATCTGTGGGTTAGCGGCCTGTCGTCCAACACTAAAGCAGCTGATTTAAAGAATCTTTTTGGCAAATATGGCAAG GTTTTCAGTGCCAAAGTAGTTACCAATGCCCGCAGCCCAGGTGCTAAATGTTATGGCTTGGTAACAATGTCCTCCAGTGCTGAAGTGGCACGATGCATATCCCATCTGGACTGCACTGAGCTCCACGGTCAGCAGATATCTGTGGACAGA GTTAAAAGTGATCCTTTTAAGAAAGACTCGAAAAAAGATGGAGAGGACAAAACAGGATCCAATAAAGCATCTGGGGAGAAGCGCATTTCTACTGGGCTGAAGACTGCTAGCAA GACTCTGGCCTCCttcaaaaaggaagaaaagaagccAGTTGAGAAGGACAGCAAAGAATCTTTCAAGAAACAGGACTCCAAAAGCACGAAGTCTGACGCTCCATCCTCTGTCTCTGCTTCTGACTCCAAGAAGGATGAGAAAAAGCACGGGC GGAAGAGTCCAGGAAAGATGCTAATGCTTGACCAGTCTAAAGGCCAGCAAGGCTTCAACAAACCGCGGCCACCCTTCAGAAGGGGAGGACGTTTTGACAAG aaCATTCCTCTCGTTTTTCAGCTTCCTCCTCCCAATATGATGAATAGACGTCCTAGATGGCTCATTCCTCCTGAACAG ATAGAAGCGATGAAGAAAGGGAGGCCTTTTCCTAATAAAGGTGGCAATAAGGACATCCTTCCATTTGAGAAAATGAAGGAACAGAGGATGCGTGAGCGCATGGTTAGAATGGAAAGAGTCCGCAGGGCCATGGAACTGCGCAG GCGGCGTGAGATGGCAGAACGAGAGCGCAGAGAGCGTGAACGCATCCGAGTAATGCGTGAGCGTGAAGAGAGGGAGAACCTGATGCGTGAGCGCCAGAGGCTGGAGATGGAGAGGCAGAAACTTGAACGTGAACGCATGGAGCGAGAACgcttggagagagagaggatccGCATTGAACAG GAGCGACGAAAGGAAGCTGAGCGCCTGGCTCGGGAGCGGGAAGAGCTGAGGAGGCAACAAGAACAGTTACGCTACGAGCAGGAGAAACGTAACAACCTGAAGCGAGGCCGAGACGTGGACCACAG GAGAGATGACTCTTACTGGAATGGAAATAAGAAGATTCAGCCAGAGTCAGAGGGCCGTATAAGCCAAGCTTCAGACTACAGCAGCCGACAGCAGGGCCGCTTCAGTGACTTCAGCTCTAGAGACAGAACAcgtttcccagatagtgctccAGTCCAACCCGCTAACTTTGACAG gcGGAATCGATTTGACGGTGAACCAGATGCTAAGAAAAATCGTCCTGACCCACGGCGTGAAGGTTCTGGATTTGAGCGTTATCCTAAAAGCTTTGATGGCGTGCGCCGGGCTGAGCCTCCTCCCCCATCCGGCCGCTCTGATCTTCGGGACACAGACAGAAGGGATATTCGTGACCGAGATGAACGGCGCCCTGTGTCAATGCCTGAACGGTCAGCAGGAGGCAGAGCTCCTCCTCCAGCCATGAGCCACTCTCGATCAGCCAGAGATAGTGGCCACACTGGCTGGAAAAATGACAGTGGCATGAACACCAAACCATCTGATGTCAG GGGAACAGTGCGGATGCGTCCAGAGCACTCGGGCAGAGACGGACCAGGTCCCAACATAAGAGGCGCCACCTCTGCCAACCGTGGCAGGGGCACCTTTAGTAGCAGAGATGGAGGCAGACCTGCCGTCATGAGTGAGCAG CATTTCAGCAGTGGAAGGCAGGTGGTGGTGGAGAGACATAGCCGAGATCAGGGACCCAGAAAGGAGTGGCATAGCAGTGGCTCTCAGAGCGGAGGTTTTCCTGATAACCGGTGCATTGGAGAAAGTCGACCTGCCATGATGGCTTCACATTCCAG CCATTCCTCTGGTGGCTTGAACAGAATCGTCCAGATCACAAACGTCCCAATCGCTGGCAGCAGTGGAGGATTCAAACCCTTCAAAGGGAGGTTCTAG
- the sltm gene encoding SAFB-like transcription modulator isoform X1 — translation MASVAISAETKKITDLRVVDLKTELKRRNLDVTGVKNVLIARLKQALEDEGGDPENIEVPVSADTSTRKNVKSKGRRYDSDVDLTMEEESFSKEPEEEESEKDITDSDDATRENTKSFSDGDGLIEPEAQPDLEAESEIEAEPEIEAELEPDLEAEAEVEPEVPAMEALESEAASEPAKEVEDDNISVTIQAEDAITLDVDGDDLLETGKHVKLPDSEADKVCEDPEASAETRQVSDSMAEVKDSHKDCKRDDSPKTDAKKDGREALKKAETGDKEKDSGKKGPSSAGAAGQAKSASKDRDGKSTKDEKAGNSSTSSTRNLWVSGLSSNTKAADLKNLFGKYGKVFSAKVVTNARSPGAKCYGLVTMSSSAEVARCISHLDCTELHGQQISVDRVKSDPFKKDSKKDGEDKTGSNKASGEKRISTGLKTASKTLASFKKEEKKPVEKDSKESFKKQDSKSTKSDAPSSVSASDSKKDEKKHGRKSPGKMLMLDQSKGQQGFNKPRPPFRRGGRFDKNIPLVFQLPPPNMMNRRPRWLIPPEQIEAMKKGRPFPNKGGNKDILPFEKMKEQRMRERMVRMERVRRAMELRRRREMAERERRERERIRVMREREERENLMRERQRLEMERQKLERERMERERLERERIRIEQERRKEAERLAREREELRRQQEQLRYEQEKRNNLKRGRDVDHRRDDSYWNGNKKIQPESEGRISQASDYSSRQQGRFSDFSSRDRTRFPDSAPVQPANFDRRNRFDGEPDAKKNRPDPRREGSGFERYPKSFDGVRRAEPPPPSGRSDLRDTDRRDIRDRDERRPVSMPERSAGGRAPPPAMSHSRSARDSGHTGWKNDSGMNTKPSDVRGTVRMRPEHSGRDGPGPNIRGATSANRGRGTFSSRDGGRPAVMSEQHFSSGRQVVVERHSRDQGPRKEWHSSGSQSGGFPDNRCIGESRPAMMASHSSHSSGGLNRIVQITNVPIAGSSGGFKPFKGRF, via the exons GCATTAGAAGATGAAGGTGGTGATCCAGAAAACATTGAGGTCCCTGTTTCAGCTGACACATCTACCCGAAAGAATGTAAAATCCAAAG GAAGGAGATACGACTCTGACGTTGACCTGACAATGGAAGAGGAGTCATTTTCCAAG GAGCCTGAAGAGGAGGAATCTGAGAAAG ATATAACTGATTCTGATGATGCTACTCGTGAAAATACTAAATCCTTCTCCGACGGGGATGGCCTCATCGAGCCCGAGGCACAGCCAGACCTGGAGGCAGAGTCTGAGATTGAGGCAGAGCCTGAGATTGAGGCAGAGCTGGAGCCTGATCTTGAGGCTGAGGCAGAAGTCGAACCTGAAGTCCCAGCAATGGAGGCCTTGGAAAGCGAAGCCGCCTCCGAACCCGCCAAAGAGGTCGAAGATGATAACATATCCGTCACCATCCAGGCGGAAGATGCCATCACGCTGGATGTGGATGGCGACGACCTCCTGGAAACAGGTAAACATGTGAAACTTCCAGATTCTGAGGCAGACAAGGTCTGTGAGGATCCGGAAGCCTCTGCCGAGACGAGGCAGGTGTCAGACTCGATGGCCGAAGTAAAGGACAGCCACAAAGATTGTAAGAGAGACGACAGCCCGAAGACTGATGCAAAGAAGGACGGCAGGGAGGCCTTGAAGAAAGCTGAAACGGGAGACAAAGAAAAGGATTCTGGGAAGAAAGGCCCCTCTTCTGCTGGGGCAGCAGGTCAAGCAAAGAG TGCCTCTAAAGACAGAGATGGGAAGAGCACAAAAGATGAAAAAG CAGGAAACAGCAGCACTAGCTCTACTCGTAATCTGTGGGTTAGCGGCCTGTCGTCCAACACTAAAGCAGCTGATTTAAAGAATCTTTTTGGCAAATATGGCAAG GTTTTCAGTGCCAAAGTAGTTACCAATGCCCGCAGCCCAGGTGCTAAATGTTATGGCTTGGTAACAATGTCCTCCAGTGCTGAAGTGGCACGATGCATATCCCATCTGGACTGCACTGAGCTCCACGGTCAGCAGATATCTGTGGACAGA GTTAAAAGTGATCCTTTTAAGAAAGACTCGAAAAAAGATGGAGAGGACAAAACAGGATCCAATAAAGCATCTGGGGAGAAGCGCATTTCTACTGGGCTGAAGACTGCTAGCAA GACTCTGGCCTCCttcaaaaaggaagaaaagaagccAGTTGAGAAGGACAGCAAAGAATCTTTCAAGAAACAGGACTCCAAAAGCACGAAGTCTGACGCTCCATCCTCTGTCTCTGCTTCTGACTCCAAGAAGGATGAGAAAAAGCACGGGC GGAAGAGTCCAGGAAAGATGCTAATGCTTGACCAGTCTAAAGGCCAGCAAGGCTTCAACAAACCGCGGCCACCCTTCAGAAGGGGAGGACGTTTTGACAAG aaCATTCCTCTCGTTTTTCAGCTTCCTCCTCCCAATATGATGAATAGACGTCCTAGATGGCTCATTCCTCCTGAACAG ATAGAAGCGATGAAGAAAGGGAGGCCTTTTCCTAATAAAGGTGGCAATAAGGACATCCTTCCATTTGAGAAAATGAAGGAACAGAGGATGCGTGAGCGCATGGTTAGAATGGAAAGAGTCCGCAGGGCCATGGAACTGCGCAG GCGGCGTGAGATGGCAGAACGAGAGCGCAGAGAGCGTGAACGCATCCGAGTAATGCGTGAGCGTGAAGAGAGGGAGAACCTGATGCGTGAGCGCCAGAGGCTGGAGATGGAGAGGCAGAAACTTGAACGTGAACGCATGGAGCGAGAACgcttggagagagagaggatccGCATTGAACAG GAGCGACGAAAGGAAGCTGAGCGCCTGGCTCGGGAGCGGGAAGAGCTGAGGAGGCAACAAGAACAGTTACGCTACGAGCAGGAGAAACGTAACAACCTGAAGCGAGGCCGAGACGTGGACCACAG GAGAGATGACTCTTACTGGAATGGAAATAAGAAGATTCAGCCAGAGTCAGAGGGCCGTATAAGCCAAGCTTCAGACTACAGCAGCCGACAGCAGGGCCGCTTCAGTGACTTCAGCTCTAGAGACAGAACAcgtttcccagatagtgctccAGTCCAACCCGCTAACTTTGACAG gcGGAATCGATTTGACGGTGAACCAGATGCTAAGAAAAATCGTCCTGACCCACGGCGTGAAGGTTCTGGATTTGAGCGTTATCCTAAAAGCTTTGATGGCGTGCGCCGGGCTGAGCCTCCTCCCCCATCCGGCCGCTCTGATCTTCGGGACACAGACAGAAGGGATATTCGTGACCGAGATGAACGGCGCCCTGTGTCAATGCCTGAACGGTCAGCAGGAGGCAGAGCTCCTCCTCCAGCCATGAGCCACTCTCGATCAGCCAGAGATAGTGGCCACACTGGCTGGAAAAATGACAGTGGCATGAACACCAAACCATCTGATGTCAG GGGAACAGTGCGGATGCGTCCAGAGCACTCGGGCAGAGACGGACCAGGTCCCAACATAAGAGGCGCCACCTCTGCCAACCGTGGCAGGGGCACCTTTAGTAGCAGAGATGGAGGCAGACCTGCCGTCATGAGTGAGCAG CATTTCAGCAGTGGAAGGCAGGTGGTGGTGGAGAGACATAGCCGAGATCAGGGACCCAGAAAGGAGTGGCATAGCAGTGGCTCTCAGAGCGGAGGTTTTCCTGATAACCGGTGCATTGGAGAAAGTCGACCTGCCATGATGGCTTCACATTCCAG CCATTCCTCTGGTGGCTTGAACAGAATCGTCCAGATCACAAACGTCCCAATCGCTGGCAGCAGTGGAGGATTCAAACCCTTCAAAGGGAGGTTCTAG